The sequence GCATGACCCTGAGGATGAGCATAGACTGCAACGGGTGCTACCAGAAGATCAGGAGGGCGCTGCTCCAGATGCAAGGTACGTAGTACGTCCTCCTCTTTCCACAGACCTCTCAAAGTTGCTGCGTGTGTTGCTCTGTGTTGTCTGAACCAAAATTGGCAGAGCTGGAGAGCCACCTGATTGACCGGAAGCACGGCCGGGTGAGCGTCTGGGGCGCCTTCAGCCCGCAGGACGTGGCCATCAAGATCAGGAAGCGGACCAACCGGCGCGTCGAGATACTGGAGCTCAGGGAGGCCACAGGGCCAGGGGGCGGCGACGAgcagggcgccggcggcgggcAGATGCCCTGAAACCCACCTTGTATGGCTTGTGCCAGCACTCGGATGCTGCTCCAGTTAGCTTCTGTACTTGAAACTTTTCAGAGGATTTACCCCTTCTTGTGTGCGAGCTTATAAAGTCATCATTTTGATCTGTACTCCTCATGACCTGTTTGAGTGAAGTTCACCACTTAGTTATTTCACCACTGACGGCCTGCTTAACCTTGACTTCTTGCTAACCAGCATCATCCAAGCCACAAGCAATCTTTTTTTTCGGTTGGCACTATTCTGAATGTAAAGATCTTTTGCATTATTATTAACACCCCAAAGAGTAGAATTATTCATGGCTTGCTGAATCAGGGCATCTACATCCAAAAAAGATGAGTATACAGAATTATCTGTGGCTATTCTACATTTTCAACGCCTTCGCGAATTCTCCATAACATTATTCCTATCATGTTCCAATTGGAACCAGATAAATCATGGGCACACTTCCGAGGAACTTCTCTTCTACAGTGTTAAGCTCTCAGGGTCCTCGACAATCTTTGCAAATGTTTGCAGAAATGCTGCCAAATCAGCGCCATATATAATCCTGTGATCAGCAGTAACATTGACCTGAAAAGGTTATGAGCAACTTAGTTAGGGTCCTGAGCTGCATTTTAATAGGATTTTGTTAATTCTATAAATGTGGTGTTGCAAGTGAAGGTTTAGAGGTCTAAAAGCCGCATGTATAATACCATGAAGTACGATCTTAGGAAAAAATCATAATAAACACGTCATTTGTAGGTTAGCACCTAGAATGTACAGTCTGGAAAGAATCAGGAGGCAAGCAGTATTTCTTGATAACTGCCACAAAGCACATTTAGTGATATATgatatcatatactccctccgtcccataatataagatgttactaCATCCAATATATGAGTATTATGGGACGGGAGTATGTTAAAAGAAAACTAATGATGTCCCAAACCAAAACGCGCTTGCAGTTATAGAAGCAAACAAAACTTTACCAGTTAGAAACCAGCTCAGGTAAACAGAACATCCTGCAGCCACATTTAGCTGTGGCATGAAGCATAAATTACTCTTATGTCACTACAGACCTCATACATAACCAACCAAGTTTACATGCTTATCATGCCTGCATATTATATATGATAATGTATTTCAGCAACATACACTAGGGGTTCGCACGCATTAATATCTGTTGAATGCATGCATTTTTAGTACTAACCAGTCAGCTTTGATATATCCAAATTAAAAACTGAAAAGCAAACTAACCAGCATTTCGTTCTTGATACTGAAGAAACCATCCTTGTCAGCTATAACAGTAGGTCTCGATGCTCCAACAGCCATGATAGCCCCCTGGATCGAGCAATTTATATATAGTGGTTCTTAGTTGTTAGTTCTTATGTCGCACAGATGCAATTTATCTGCAATTCATACTGACCAAGCAGAGATCAGGAAAATAACTCACCTGACCAGGTGGAAGGATTGCATCAAATCTATCTACCCCAAACATACCAAGGTTGGACAGTGAAAACGTCCCTATACATCAGCCGATCTCCATGTAAGCACAGTTCCAGTGAAAAACTAAATGTCAAAATAAGACACAAGTTCCTTACCAGAGCTGTATTCATTTGGTTGGAGCTGCTTCATGCGCGTCTTTTTGAGCAGTGCTCTCCATTTTTGCGCGAGCAGATATATATCTGACTGCAATGTTTTCATTTTTTGAGGCTTTTAATTGATTTACCGACATGCTAAATGTTGCATTTCTTAATAGAAAAGACAGCTATCGCAATAAGCATGTACCTTATCAACATCCTCCAACACAGGCGTAAGAAGGCCACCCTCGATGGCAACCGCCACCGCGATGTTGATACTACTGTTGTAACTGAAGCTCTTTCCATCCCTGCAGCTGGCATTCACAACTGGGTGCTGAGCGAGTGCCATGCCTGCTGCTTTCACCAGCAACAATGTTTTTGTAACCCCTTTCAACTTAACCTGCACAATCCATTTTAATCAAACTGTCACTACACACATGAAAACCTGAGCAGTATCTCAAGAATCTAGCTATGCAATTCAATATTTTGTCGAAGGTTCATCGCAACGATACCTTCTCATAGAGTGCATCGAGCTTATCGGTCTTGATGGCATACCCAACTCGGAACGTTGGCACTGACAAGCTCTCCACCATGTTCCTGCTCACCGCCGATTGCATCGATGTGAATGGCACCGCAGTCGCACCAGGCACCGGAGGAAGCACTGCTGGTTGTCTGACTGCAGCTACTAATGGTGTGCCTGCCGGAGgtgcagagcgagctgcaggggGTGGAGGTGGAGCGGCCTTTGGCTTTGGCTGGATCCCAGCGGCAGCCTCAACGTCAGCCGCCGTGATGCGGCCGTTTAGCCCGGTGCCGATAACATTGGAGATGTCCACTCTGTGCTGCTTCGCGAGCTTCTTGGCATGAGGCGTAGCGATGCCATTCGTCGGTGCGGCCACTGGTGCCAGAGCAGGGGCCACGGTAGGTGGAGCCGTGGCGGCAGCATGGGGAGGAGGGGTTTCTTCGCCCTGGGCCTTGGATAGGGCCTGGGCACGCGCCTGCGCGAGGGCGACATCCTCCTCGGACTCGGCGAGGAGGGCGATGGGGGCGCCGACGAGGGCGGTCCCACCGGCCGggacgaggacggcggcgatgATGCCGTCGTGGAAGGTCTCCACATCCATGTCTGCCTTGTCGGACTCGACGACCACCACGGGGTCGCCCTTGGAGACGCGGTCTCCCTCGGCGGTCGTCCAGGAGACGATCTTGCCCTCCGTCATCGTCGAGCTCAGCGCAGGCATGAAGATCTCGCGCACCTTCGCCCGCACCACCGCCATACGCCGCCGGCGAGGGGTGTGAACGGACTCGGCACGGCCTGCGCGCCCCGGCACGGTGTAGATGGAGAGAGAAGCCAGCGACGCCATGGCCCGCGGGTGGGGTCACTCGCCGATGTCAGCTCGTCGTGGCAAATTTTGGAATAAGAAGGAGCTTGCCGCAGCAGCTAGCCTGTGGAACGGGGCGAGGTGGGCTCGGGCCGGAAAGAAATTGCGGGGAATCCGGCgagcgagcgcggcggcggcggcggtggcgtgagGGGAGAGGAGGTGTAGTCATTCGGTGAAGGCAACCGCCAACCAACCAGACGGTGCGACTCTGCCAGTTAGTTCCGTAATACGTGGGCTCTCTAGATGCCGTCCGGTCGTGATCTCGCGGTCAAGACTCGGACAAGTGGCACCCCTTCCCGCAATACGTGGGCTCTCCTGGTGCCGTCAGATCATGATCTCCCGGTCAAAACGGGGACCGTGGCAGATagaactttttttttttgagaattggcAGATAGAACTTTTTTTGATCGGGCATGGTCGTCTAGGTTTGGGGGCCTCGATTTCGGCATCAAATAGTGGCGAGTGCTAAGGCGTAAACCGGTTGATTTGAGGAAAATGTAAGTCGCCTCCATGACCGTTAGATGCGCCCCATCACAAACGTCGCGTTGGGCCTCGCCGAATTCCGCATCGCACTCCCGCAGTGGATTCATCCCCCTCAACATCCGCAGCTGGCCACTGCTTGACCTAAAATAGACCACATTTTTCGCTGGTCGTCGTCGCTCGCCAGTGATGCTGCAGAGAAACATGCATCCCATCCCCTTGTGTTGCAAcgggccgccgccgctcgccgccggcggcggcaAGGCGCTGCATCACAACACCATGAAAAACGTTGCCTGGCACTTCATCGCAGCACCAGGGCACCGCCGACGAGCATCTCCATCGCAACAACGAGCACTGCATTGCAGCTTCGAGAGCCACCGGCGAGCACTCCATTGCAGCGATGGGAGCCACCGGCGAGCGCTCCGTTGCAGCGTCGGGAGCTGCATTATAGCTTCGATAGCCGATGGCAAGCTCTCCATGGCATGGCAGCGTCGGGAGCCGTCGGGAGTGCTCCGTAGCGCCGCCAAGAGTTGCATCGCAGCTCCGAGAGCCGCTGACGAGTGCTCCATTGCAGCGCCGGGAGCTGCATCGCAGCTCGGAGAGCAGCTGGCAAGCGCTCCATGGAATGGCAGCGCCCAGAGCCATCGACGAGTGCTTCGTTGCAGTGCCAGGAGCTGCAGCGCCGCTTCGAGAGCCGCTGACAAGTGCTCCATTGCAGCGCCGGGAGCTACATCGCAGCTCCAAGAGCCGGCAGCCAACGTTGCACCAGGAGTCACCGGCACCAGTGCGCGGACGTGACCTCCGCTGCAGCCTCAATGGTTGCCTTGCAGCATCTGCGTCATCGACGACAGCATGGCGGCCCCAAGTTGCAATACCTCTGGTGACCGTCGTTGCCTGTGTAGAAATAAGGACCGACATTGACTCTCGTTGCAGCACTCCACTACAGCAATTCTGGCGAACGGTGGCCGTCCTTTGCTTTGAAGTGGCGGGCCGGAGAAGCAGCGGAGGGGAGAAGAAAGCTTGCGGTAGCAGTGGCCGTCGATTTGCCGTTGTTGGCCTCGATCTAGATCAGGGAAcgggaaaggagagagagagagagagagagagagagagagagagagagagataggcgaTATGCAAGAGGGGAGAAAGCGAGCGAGGAAGACGAAGACGTGAGCAGGAAATTGTGTGGTTGTGCGTTGCTGCCTGGGATAAGGCCGATGGATAAGCGGCGGGTGGGGCCTAGGACACGTGTCGATCGCTAAACGCGACTTACAATCTTGTGAGATCAATCGGGCAATGAAAAGCGTTTCCCTTAAATAGGAGGGCGTTCTACATTGGGTCGACCTATTCGAGCGATCGATCTGTCACCACACGCACCATCCGATTGCCTTGTTGGTGGCCATCTAATTGCATGTGGAAAAGAAATTGTAGCGACTACTTCCTCAGCGTCAGTGTAGGCTTGTTCTCTCCTCCCTCATCGAGGCGCCCCTCGCTCGCTTGCAAGCATCGGGTGGCGTTGTTCACAGCACCAGCACCTCGCTGGTGGCATGCTCATCAATAGCAAGGCTCGCTCTGCTTGCACCTCCTACCATCGTCGGGCGTAGCTCCTGTTGCTAGTGGTTAGTCGGCTGAACACAACATATTCGGTTGGGGGTCGTAACTTCTCAAATGGAAGGTTGCAAGATTGCTAGTTGGGGTTTGTGGCATGCGGTCGCAACACATGTCCCCACCGGCCATAGCACGACATCGTCTTGGTCGTGTGAGCTCACAACACTCCTCGCCACCACCCACCCATGAACTTGCATGTCATGGCAGCTGACCGGTGACCTCGTGGACTTGGGCCCCACTCACTGCAGCAGCATGGCCGTGTTGTAGCGATGGAGGCGTCACACGTGACCTTGTTGCAAGAGGGAAGGGAGGAGCGCTGAGGATATTGGGGCGACGATGACGCATGAAGGTGGGAGAGAGattagtgctacttcttgagcttgtgttggtttttcccttgaagagaaaagggtgatgcagcaaagtagagataagtatttccctcagttagagaaccaatgtatcaatccagtaggaggtacaagcaaatccccagtctatgcacctgcacaaacaatcaaacacttgcacccaatgcgataaaggggttgtcaatcccttcatggtcaattGCAAAAGGTGAGATATGACaaagatagataaaactaaaaGGTAACTAAgtattttggggttttttggtttatagatctgaaaataaaagattgcaaaatagtagatcaaaaagcaaatatgatggaaaatagacccgggacaataggtttcactagaggcttctctcatgaaggtaaataatatggtgggtgaacaaattactgtcgaacaattaatagaaaagcgcaaagttatgatgatatccaaggcaatgattatgcatataggcatcacgtccatgtcaagtagaccgaaacgattctgcatctactactattactccacacatcgaccgctatccaacatgcatctagagtattaagttcataaagaacagagtaacgctttaagtaagatgacataatgtagagggataaactcaagcaatatgatgaaaactccatctttttatcctcgatggcaacaatacaatacgtgcctcgctacccctactttgtcactgggtgaggacatcacaagattgaacccaaaactaagtacctctcccattgcaagaaataccaatctagttggccaaaccaaaccgataattctaagagaaatacaaagatatgaaatcatgcatataagaattccgagaagattcaaataatattcatagataatctgatcataaatccacaactcatcggatctcgacaaacacaccgcgaaagaagattacatcggatagatctcgaaaaacatcgaggagaacatggtattgagaatcaaagagagagaagaagccatctagctactagctatgcacCGGTAGGtcggaggtaaactactcacgcttcatgggAAGGGCAATAggattgatgtagaagccctccatgatcaaatccccctccgacagagtaccggaaaaggcctccagatgggatctcacgaggtcaAAGACCTGCGGCGGTGGAAACGTATTTGTGTTTTGGAGTCTCCAACGATGGAGTCTCACTAGTTGGAACATACTTCACGCAACCTACTATTGATAcgctctccaacgtatctatattttttgattgtgccatgctgttatattatcatttttgaatgttttacaatcattttatagcaactttatatcattttttgggactaacctattgacatagtgccaagtgctagttgctgtttttttgcttgtttttcacttcgcaggaaatcaataccaaatggagtccagacGGAGCGAAACTTTTCggtgatttttctggaccagaagacacacgatagGCCAAGAAAGTACAtgatgttgggaaatgtagcatggaatttgaaaaatttcctacgcacatgcaagatctatctaggagatgcatagcaacgagaggggggagtgtgtccacctactctcatagaccgaaagcggaagcgcttgttaacgcggttgatgtagtcgaacaacttctcgttccgaccgatcaagtaccgaacgtacgtcacctccgagttctacacacgttcagctcgacgatgtccctcgaactcttgatccagcaaagtatcaagggagagttgcgtcagcacgatggcgtggtgacggtgatggtgaagtgatccacgcaaggcttcgcctaagcactatgtgaatatgaccggaggcataaactgtggagggggcgccgcacacggctaggaatagttgatgtgtgttctaggctccccctccccacatatataaaggagtgagGGGGAGGGAGGCATCCCTAggcgcaccccaagtaggaggagtcctacttgggctcctagtaggattcggcctccCACTTTCCTTTTACCAGAAGGGGGAGAAgggaagagagaggggggagaaggaaagagggaggcgccaccccctcctcctaatcctattcggcctccttccttggggggcgcaccaccccttatgGACTgatgtgctcccctcctatggcccatatcttcccctcgggggttccggtaacccccccccccccggtactccgatatgtacctgatacattCTGGGACActcccggtgtccgaatactatcatccaatatatcaatatttacctctcgaccatttcgagactcctcatcatgtccgtgatctcatctgggcctccaaacaacattcagtcaccaaatcacatatctcatataatacaaatcgtcatcgaatgttaagcgtgcggaccctatgagttcaagaactatgtaaacatgaccgagacacctctccggtcagtaaacaacagcgggatctggatactcatattggctcccacatattctgtgaagatatttattggtcaaaccgttatgacaacatacgttattccctttgtcatcggtatgttacttgcccaaggttcgatcgttggtatcttcatacctagttcaatctcgttaccggcaagtctctttactcgttccgtaatgcatcatcatgcaactaactcattagtcacattgctttcaaggcttcttatgatgtgcattgccgagagggcccggagatacctctttgatactcggagtgacaaatcctaatcttgatctatgccaacccaacaaacaccttcagagatacctatagagaatttataatcacccagttatgttgtgacatttgatagcacataaggcattcctctggtatccgggagttgcataatctcgtagtcggaggaatatgtatttgacatgaagaaagcagtagcaataaaactgaacgatcattatgctaagctaacggatgggtcttgtccatcacatcattctcctaatgatgtgatcacgttcatcaaatgacaacacatgtctatggctaggaaacttaaccatctttgttcaacgagctagtcaagtagaggcatactagggacacggtgttttgtctatgtatccacacatgtatcaagtttccggttaatacaattctagcatgaataataaacatttatcatgaataaggaaatataaaataacaactttattattgcctctagggcatatttcctttggtctcccacttgcactagagtcaataatctagattacattgtaatgattctaacacccatggagtcttggtgttgatcatgttttgctcatggaagaggcttagtaaacgggtctgccacattcagatccgtatgtattttgcaaatctctatgtctccctccttgactagatcacggatggagttaaagcgtctcttgatgtgtttggtctttttgtgaaatctagattccttcgccaaggcaattgctccagtattgtcacaaaagattttcataggacccgatgcactaggtattacacctaggtcggatatgaactccttcatccagactccttcatttgctgcttccgaagcagctatgtactctgcttcacacgtagatcccgccacgacgctctagttggaactgcaccaactgacagctaaaccattcaataaaaatatgtatccggtttgtgacttagagtcatccagatcagtgtcaaagctagcatcgacgtaaccatttacgacgagctctttgtcacctccataaatgagaaacatatccttagtccttttcaggtacttcaggatgttcttgaccgttgtccagtgatccactcatggattactttggtacctccctgctaaacttatagcaaggcacacatcagatctggtacatagcatagcatacatgatagaacctacaacagaggcatatggaatgactttcattttctctctatcttctgcagtggtcgggcattgagtctgacccaacttcacaccttgtaacatgggcaagaaccctttctttgactgacccattttgaacttgtgctttgtgaaagtcctatcaagcatcttgatctatctctatagatcttgatgcccaatatataagcagcttcaccgaggtctttcattaaaaacttttattcaagtatccttttatgctatccagaaattctatatcatttccaatcaacaatatgtcatccacatatagtattagaaatgctatagagctcacactcactttcttgtagatacaggcttctccaaaagtctgtataaacccatatgctttgatcacctcatcaaagcgtatattccaactccgagatgcttgcactagtccataaatggatcgctggagcttgcacactttgttagcatctttaggatcgacaaaaccttctcgttgcatcatatacaactcttttttaataaatccattaaggaatgcagttttgacatccatttgctagatttcatagttagaaaatgtggcaattgctaacatgattcggacggacttaagcatcactacgggtgataaagtctcatcgtagtcaactccttgaacttgtcgaaaaccttttgcaaacAGTCGAGcattatagacagtaacattaccatcagcgtcaatcttcttcttgaagatccatttattctctctGGGTCGCtaatcatcgggcaaatccaccaaagtccacactttattctcatacatggatcctatctcagatttcatggcctcaagccatttttcagaatctgggatcatcatagcttcttcctagttcgtaggttcgtcatggtctagtaacatgacttccagaacatgattgtcataccactctggtgcaaattgtgctctggttgacctacgaaattcagtagtaacttgatctgaagtttcatgatcatcatcattagcttcctctccagttggtgtaggcatcatgggaacggatttctcAGATGTggtactttccaaattgagagaaggtacaattacctcatcaagttctactttcctcccactcacttctttcgagagaaactccttctctagaaaggttccattcttggcaacaaagatcttgccttcggatctgtggtagaaggtgtacccaattgtttccttagggtatcctatgaagatgcacttctccgatttgggttcgagcttatcaggctgaagccttttgacataagcatcacatccccaaactttgaaaacgacagcttaggtttattgccaaaacacagttcatacagtgtcgtctcaacggatttgatggtgccctattaaacgtgaatgcaactgtctctaatgcataaccccaaaacgatagtggtaaattggtaagagacatcatagatcgcaccatatctaataaagtacggttacgacattcggacacaccattacgctgtggtgttccaggtggcgtgagttgtgaaactattccatattgttttaaatgaaggccaaactcgtaactcaaatattcacctccgcgagcAGATCGaaaaaactttatttttttgttacgatgattctccacttcactctgaaattctttgaacttttcaaatgtttcagacttgtgtttcattaagtagatatagccatatctgctcaaatcatctgtgaaggtcagaaaataacgatacccaccacaatcctcaacactcatcggaccgcatacatcggtgtgtattatttccaataagtcattggctcttgttccattgttccggagaaggaagttttagtcatcttgcccatgaggcatggttctcaagtatcaaatgattcataatcaagtgattccaaaagtccatttgcatggagtttcttcatgtgctttacaccaatatgacctaaacggcagtgccacaaatatgttgcactatcattatcaactttgcatcttttggcatcaatattatgaatatgtgtatcaccatgatcgagattcaacagaaatagaccactcttcaagggtgcatgatcataaaagataattctcatataaatagaacaaccattattctctgatttaaatgaataattgtctcgcactaaacatgatccagatataatg comes from Triticum aestivum cultivar Chinese Spring chromosome 5B, IWGSC CS RefSeq v2.1, whole genome shotgun sequence and encodes:
- the LOC123111931 gene encoding heavy metal-associated isoprenylated plant protein 25; this translates as MDYRQFYCMTLRMSIDCNGCYQKIRRALLQMQELESHLIDRKHGRVSVWGAFSPQDVAIKIRKRTNRRVEILELREATGPGGGDEQGAGGGQMP
- the LOC123111930 gene encoding dihydrolipoyllysine-residue acetyltransferase component 4 of pyruvate dehydrogenase complex, chloroplastic, with product MASLASLSIYTVPGRAGRAESVHTPRRRRMAVVRAKVREIFMPALSSTMTEGKIVSWTTAEGDRVSKGDPVVVVESDKADMDVETFHDGIIAAVLVPAGGTALVGAPIALLAESEEDVALAQARAQALSKAQGEETPPPHAAATAPPTVAPALAPVAAPTNGIATPHAKKLAKQHRVDISNVIGTGLNGRITAADVEAAAGIQPKPKAAPPPPPAARSAPPAGTPLVAAVRQPAVLPPVPGATAVPFTSMQSAVSRNMVESLSVPTFRVGYAIKTDKLDALYEKVKLKGVTKTLLLVKAAGMALAQHPVVNASCRDGKSFSYNSSINIAVAVAIEGGLLTPVLEDVDKSDIYLLAQKWRALLKKTRMKQLQPNEYSSGTFSLSNLGMFGVDRFDAILPPGQGAIMAVGASRPTVIADKDGFFSIKNEMLVNVTADHRIIYGADLAAFLQTFAKIVEDPESLTL